DNA sequence from the Amycolatopsis sp. Hca4 genome:
TGCCGGTGCCGCCGCCCGGCCCCGCGGCTCCCCCGGCGCCGGCGCGCCGGGAGGAACCGGCCCGCCCCGCGGTCAACGGCGGTGGCGGCGGTGGCCAGCAGCAGTGGCCGATCGGCCCGCTGGCCGGCGAGCCGCCGCTGACGCTCTTCCGCGGCAAGGAGCTGCGCGAGCTGCCCGCGGGCAGCGAGCTGGACCGCTTCGGCGGCCCGAACGGCAACCTGACGTACGCGGCGGGCACCCCGTTCGCCGAGCGGTCTCTGGTGCCGGAGTGGGTCAACCGCCCGTACCACGTCTACCGGGTGCAGCGGCCGCTGGAGACGCTGGCCGGCGTCGCGATCCCGTGGTTCAACCAGCCGGGCGGCGGGTCGGCGTACCTGCTGCCGGCCTCGATCGAGGAGCTGCTGGCCGAGGGCGACCTGATCGAGCTCGACCCGGGCGAACCCCCGATCGACTGAAGACCGCGAAGGCCCCGGCGCTGCCGGGGCCTTCGCCGGTTCAGCGGATGACGAGCCCGTGCGCGGCGGCGAAGGCGATCGCCGTTTCGACGTCGACCTCGGCGCCCCGCAGGTCGGCCTGGACCAGGGCGTTCGCGTCGAGACGCGCGCCGCGCAGGTCGGCGCCGTCGAACTTCGCGCCCTGCAGGCGGGCGCCGGTCAGGTCGCTGCCGCGCAGGTCGGCGCCGGAGAGGTCGGCCTCGGCGAGGTTGGCTTCGCGCAGCCGCAGGCCCGACAAGCCGAGCTTGCGCAGCCGCGCCCGCGACAGCGACGCGAGCGAGAGGTCGCACTCGGTGAGCGCGATCCCGCCGAACCCGCTGTCGGTGAAGGCCGAGCCGAGCAGCGAGCACGCCGTCCAGCGGCTTTCGGCGAGCACCGTCCGTTCGAAGGTGCACGAGCGGAACGCCGAGGCGTCGTGCCGGGAGCGCGACAGGTCGGCCCGGCTGAACACGCAGTCGTCGAAGGTGCAGCCGCGCGTCCGCAGCCCGCTCAGGTCCGCGCCGGTGAAGTCGCAGCCGGTGAACCGGCGTTTTTCCCACCACTGCCCGGACAACACCGCTTCGCGGTAGTCCTCCCCGGTCTCCAGCACGCGCCCAGGGTGCCACACCCGCGGCCGGGGCCGGCCGCCCGCCGCCGCCGGTGCGCACGAGCCGGGCGCCGACCGCGCCACACTGGCGGCATGGGAGTCCCGCTGCGGCCGGTGGCGGCGCGGTCGGTGTACCGCGGAGTGGCACCACCACCCGCACTCGCGGACGTCCTCGCCTGCGGCTGGGAGGCGCGGACCTCGGGTACGCCGACCAGTCCACCTCGGCCGCGAGTGCCGCCGCCTGTCCGGCTCCTCCCCGCGGCGCTGGTGCGGGTGGCCGAAAAGTCGCAGACGCCGCCCGCGGCGCCGGGCCCGGATCAGCGGCCGGACGGCACGCTGGTCGCGGACGTGGCGAGTGTGTCCGGCCTGCTCGACCTGGACCGGCGGCGGCTGCTGCCCGACCCCGGCGCGTACTGGCGGGGAGCTGGCCACGCGGCCGGAACTGCTGGGGCCGGCGCCGAAAACGGCGTGATCTTCGCCGATCCGCTGGCTACCGTGGCGCCGTGCCCGATCACGACTACGTCGATCCCTACCTCGCCTCCCTCTACGACACCCTGAACCCGCGCGAGAGCAGCGGCGATTTCGCGTTCTACCTGCCGATGATCATGGCCGCGGAGTCCGTGCTGGACGTCGGGTGCGGCACCGGTTCGCTGCTGCACTGGGCGCGCGAGTCCGGCCACGAAGGCCGGCTCGTCGGGCTCGACCCGGCCGAGGGCATGCTCATCCAGGCTCGCCGCCGGGACGACATCGAATGGGTGCACGGCGATTTGTC
Encoded proteins:
- a CDS encoding pentapeptide repeat-containing protein, which gives rise to MLETGEDYREAVLSGQWWEKRRFTGCDFTGADLSGLRTRGCTFDDCVFSRADLSRSRHDASAFRSCTFERTVLAESRWTACSLLGSAFTDSGFGGIALTECDLSLASLSRARLRKLGLSGLRLREANLAEADLSGADLRGSDLTGARLQGAKFDGADLRGARLDANALVQADLRGAEVDVETAIAFAAAHGLVIR